GCATAGTTCTATAAGTATTTGTGTAGCAATTTAAGGCACATGGGAAAGGAAAAGTGTCCGGACAGTATGTTACGGACTCAATTCCCACATCGGTTTGAGAACGACTAGTGTGGGGTATATAGACTAAATGAGCTCTCTCTCCTGACAGACTAGTCGTGTTTGGTATCTATCACAGTATAAGTTGTATGCATACATTTAGACCTTTGTAAATTGTAAACAAGAGAAACATACCACACATGCCAAGACTAACGCAGTTGCGAATTCCGGCCCTCCAAAACCCTCTTGTAGGCCAACGCCAACTGCAAGAGCGGTCACAGTAGCTGAATGTGACGATGGCATGCCACCAGATCCGATAAGTTGCTTCGGATCCCATCGGTTTTCCCTGTACCTAGATCGATACAACGCTCGTAAGACTCCCAAGAACACAGTTTGCTCTATAACAGAGCTCATTGCATCACTTTagacaacaaaaaaaacaacttaAAAAGGCGGAAGAATTCTGCTTTAGCATATACTATAAAACAGTATTTCCAATTGCAAAAACATAATCTTTAAAATGCAAAGATTCAGTTTGataatgaaaaatcattattatctTGCAAAATAGCATAGATAAAATCACACACATATTAACATATACCAGAGAGTAAAGAACTTAATGGACTGAGCAATAGCGAAGCCAAGAAAGGCAGACAGCAACGCATGATTTGTGAGAAGCGCCAATATTCCATTTGACAAATCACTCATCATCACAATATCTGAGAGATtctttttcccccttttcttCTCAATTTCAAAGCAGATCTTGGGAAGTTATACAGCAGCTGCGTGTTTAAGTTAACTAACAAACGGTTGACATTATTTTTGCTTTAGTCATAAATATTGAGTATGGAATCTGGCATATGCTGCTTTCTATATTcgttattttcaaatttttggttGCTTTCCGAATTCATCATTTCATTCTTTTCTTGGTTTCTTTCGCTGTGTATTAAATATCTCCAAGATTAGATTTTGCCACTAAATAAATCTTTTTgtagtaaaaattaataaaaaaacgcataaaaataaacaaataccAAGATGAGATATTTggtaaattaaattgaaaaatacttttttattcgtacgaaaaataataatccacaTGGTTTATTCCAAAAACTATATTACTACCTACTTTTCGTGAAGATGGTCACTTTCTTGAATAACACGAGATTTTACATGAAGTTGTTTAGTCGGGTGTTTTAACAAGGAATGAGAAATgtaaatgttattttaaatatgaaaatatacgTTTATTTGGGTCAAATtaaaagtattttaaatttagctGATGGAATAGTAGGTAAATGACAtgcatatttctattttttcataaataaactaGATTACCcctcatttaaaaaaataagctAACAAATATAAGAAACACATAATTTGTGCTACGAAGCTCCGTGGGGTATTGTCTCTAACATATGCACCTcctatgaaaattgaaaattataagcATAATGTGAAATGAAAATCTATAGCAAAAGTTTTTTTCTTCTGCATATGTTGTATTAACACCAAATCAAAATCCTTATTATCCGCTTTGGGTCAAGCCTGcatagatttatttttagatcACCTCAAAAGGCATCAAACTAATTGGAGTTAGACGAGAATTATATCCACCTTCTAACTTCCCTCAAACACCCGATGTGGGATAGGTTTGTACTCAAcaatacaaaaaatacaaacataCATTCCAACCTGCACGTGCGtctttattgaataaaatggcATTACAACCACAACAAATAGCTACAATTAAAATGGCCAGAATAATTGTCTGAATGCACAGTTCTGGTCTGGAGCACCAGAACAAAAGAATCAACCTATACCAAGCACTAACAAGAATGAAAACCCACACTATTATCAGCCTAATAAAAATTGCAACTTTACAAAAGGGATTGCATCTAATATCATCATCTCTTTAATAAACAATTagcatcaacaaaatcaaatctattAAACACACGGTGGTTACCGTCTCGGGCTTCACATGATGGTGCAGTTGCACTTGGACTCCAGCTTCGGAGGAGGATGTGTGGTGGCCTCGCCCTTCTTGCTAGGGGATCTCACGATGCGCGGACTAAATTTTTCTTCCCTTTCAGGAGTCACAGGCCTTGGCTTTGTCTCTGTCTCCAATCTTCTCTGGCGAGCCTTTTGGGACTTGGAACTGCGTTTACCCAGTGGCCTTGATCGCATCTCCCTTCTGTCGGGATTGGGTTTGCCAACCACTGTCACTGTTGGCCTCGCGACTTCCAGTGACGAGTTCTCCTTCTCTATGGCTATGCTTGCCGCCTCATATGCCAGATTGTGGACAATGGAGCTGCAGAAGAGGATTGTGTCTGTTGCTTCCTCGAGGGTCAGGCTTCTAGAGTTTGCTCCACCAACGTCTTCTCGCACAATGGTAAAATCTTCTGAAATTCACAAGAGAAGTTAAGAacccataaaatataaatccagTTAAACTTATGCGATCCAGTCAtccaatgaaataatttagatATAAACAAGTTGAAGTCAGCTACGAGCTCCTGAACATGCTTAGTTGAGCACAAACGGTCAGTCCCAGATCATTAGGGGAGAAGGCATGGAATGATGCAAAGCAGAAAATAGTATTATCACAACAAGGTTGATTCTTGAAGATACTTTCATGAGTTTACATACGTGAGCATGTGCATGTATGCACAGCAACGATCCTCGGGAATTTTTCAGATGAGATCAAACACAAGTTTCAGAATATTAAAGCATAAAGACATCTCCAGGTCAACATACAAGTCTTATAATATTGGTATAACTACTATGGCACAAAAGAAAAAGCAGAAGAAGATGCACATACCAAGGACACAATTTACAGGAACAGGGATGTCAAATTCTTCAGTAGTTTCTGTCATATTATCATTTTGTTCCACTGAGACAGAAGGCTCCAGTAATTCATTTGTTAATGTCTTCGAATTTGTGGAATCAACATCAGATTGTGAGTCACAAGATAAAATAccagaattttgaatttccaTTTCAGATATATCATTCAAAGAACTCATATGAGGAACTTCCGTGACATCCATAATGTCATTACAAGAGCTTTGCATGTCTTCCCCTCGGGCAGAAGTCTGTAACTGTGTAGCTGCTGTTTCTTCGTTACTGGATTCATCTGTCAGGTTTTCACCACTCCCATGTGATACTAGCTCTTCAGAAGCCAGAATTGACTCCTTCGGACTACCTTCTGAATGGGCATTCATCAAATCACTCGATAAATGTGCAGAAACCTTGAGGGTTAGACTGCTTTCCAAATCCGTGCATGTACTTTCTGCTTCTTTTTCAGAGGGCAGTGACTGGTTAGGAGGAACTGGATATGTTACCCCATGAACCTCCCTATCCTTGTCGGAAGACACTAGCTCAAAACTATCCCCTAGGCAACTTGGTGTTGTACTTCGGACCGTGGATCCAAGAGCTGACGCACCAGACAAAGAGGAGATGGAGCGTTTATGCTTCATAGGAATTTCATATCTGTAATTTTCAATGTCAGATCTCTGGCCACTTGATTGCCGGCGAATACGTGCCTCTGTTTGCCTAGAGGATCCCAGATCAGTGGAGGATGATACAGATGCATTACTATACCCACCGGAGCTTCTCATACTATTTACGCTATCCCTCACATAAGAGAAATCATCATAACAAATGTTACTTGCGGTGAAACTCCTGCTTTGGATGAGATGTCCTTTACTGCTACTTGATGACTTCAGAAGCAATGATATACCCGTACCTTCTGAAACATCAGCTTCTGAAGTTGAACAGACACCAGACTGGTGTAATTGTTGGTGGCCGGAGTGAAATTCCACAGCTCCAACTATCTCTTGCTGGCTGGTGACCATAAGCCCCCTCTTCTCAGATTGCAATACATCGTGATCCATGCCACGCTCGGTCTTTGAATATTGATCATCAATTGCAGTAGAGTTGAGGTGGTGCATTTCTGTTTCACCAGCACCCATAACTGGTACTGATTCTTGAATTGAGACAGATTGGTCCAAAACGTCATGCCATCCACACTCTTCATCGTGAACAATGGCTTCTGCAATTTCCTTATCTCTCTTTACTGTTGTCACTGGGAGGGTTGCCATAGAATTTGTTTTCAAACTACTGCATTCCAGACAGAACCATAGGTCACCTTCCTTTACCAATTCACTTGAAGGAAACATGTCACTGCATCCAGAGCATATTTCCATATCTGAAGTCCCATCAACATCGAAATAGTCATATTTCCCATCCAAGATTACATCAGCAGAAGTGTCAAGTTGGCTGCTACTCTCAGCAGTATCTGACAGAGAAATAACTCTAGCGGGGTTACCATTTTCTGCATCCTGATACCCCGACACCTCCTCAATTATTCTATTCTCAATTGCTTCATTAACTGCATCAGTGTGATCCATGGCAAATACTTCGTGTTGCATAGTTGGGTACCGTCCCTTCACAAAGTCACTGGTCACATCATCCTGGTTTTGCTCATTTTCTTCAGTATCAAGTGCACCACTTATTCCTTGATCCGAACTGGCATTACTGCTAGTTGTGATTGAAGAATTTCTTGATGTCAGAGCACGATGATGTGTACTTGCTTTCCCTGCATAAAATGTTGAACTGGGGACACTGGACAGGAGGGGTCTGAACATATTCTGTGGAACCTTCCTATCCTGCATGATGCACATGGATATGTCAGATAAAGGTAGTGTGAGTAATTTGAACATAATCAGTCACGAGAAATTCGATAATCACACCCTGCCCGACTTGGAAGTAGAGGGCATTTCATATCTTGAAACACCTAGAATAATCAAAATGTTGTGAACAAACTGAAATGAAACCATCCTTAAAGTTGATAAATTTAGTAGGAGTaatgtattaatataatactacaaattaatcaaCTACTGTAATTCCAAAGCACGTGCTAAAATGAACATATGAGTATCGAAAAATGATTTCTTAGGAGACACACATCTCGATAAGGAAAACAAGGTCCAGTGATTTATCAATCAAGAAGCAGTTTCCATTTAGCACAGTAAACTACAGCGAAAAGCTTGGAAGCAAATGAATCCATAATAGAATCTAGAATAGCATCAACAAAGGAAAGATGCTTACCATTTGTCGAAGTGCCAAGTCGAATGATCTTTTGGTAGCAGAATTTGACAAAGTTTTGGTTGGTTTCTTGGAAAAGCccatagttttattatttggggATCTACCTATGCTTCTTGGAACTGAGCGGCCAGAGGTGCTGATAGGCACAGATTGTAGTGAGTCTGCATCATCATCACCAGATGATGCAACTGAGCCTCTGCTGTAGGAACTAAATTGATCCCTTTCATGACTATAAGATGAACCGACACTTAACAGAGGAGTTTCAGGAGGGGTTATTAACCTATAATGACAGCATGTATTagttgaaaacaaataaatgtagTGATGTATGCAAAAATTTATTCACACCTTACATCAATAAATTACTTTACGTATCATGTGAcctatttattacttcatttaatcCTTTCACAGTTCAGTAGCACT
The genomic region above belongs to Salvia hispanica cultivar TCC Black 2014 chromosome 3, UniMelb_Shisp_WGS_1.0, whole genome shotgun sequence and contains:
- the LOC125215266 gene encoding uncharacterized membrane protein YuiD-like, translating into MMSDLSNGILALLTNHALLSAFLGFAIAQSIKFFTLWYRENRWDPKQLIGSGGMPSSHSATVTALAVGVGLQEGFGGPEFATALVLACVVMYDATGVRLHAGRQAEVLNQILCELPAEHPLAESMPLRELLGHTPTQVAAGAVLGSITAVIINLI
- the LOC125209884 gene encoding uncharacterized protein LOC125209884, which encodes MPPSPSVRVSPGREAKRENHKRGSSFGSGILFQEKDDYLALFNEVQNKETDNLLLQTNDDFDDMFSSRPRQFSNYKLGISIPARGESSDLLNAEGDKNDYDWLITPPETPLLSVGSSYSHERDQFSSYSRGSVASSGDDDADSLQSVPISTSGRSVPRSIGRSPNNKTMGFSKKPTKTLSNSATKRSFDLALRQMDRKVPQNMFRPLLSSVPSSTFYAGKASTHHRALTSRNSSITTSSNASSDQGISGALDTEENEQNQDDVTSDFVKGRYPTMQHEVFAMDHTDAVNEAIENRIIEEVSGYQDAENGNPARVISLSDTAESSSQLDTSADVILDGKYDYFDVDGTSDMEICSGCSDMFPSSELVKEGDLWFCLECSSLKTNSMATLPVTTVKRDKEIAEAIVHDEECGWHDVLDQSVSIQESVPVMGAGETEMHHLNSTAIDDQYSKTERGMDHDVLQSEKRGLMVTSQQEIVGAVEFHSGHQQLHQSGVCSTSEADVSEGTGISLLLKSSSSSKGHLIQSRSFTASNICYDDFSYVRDSVNSMRSSGGYSNASVSSSTDLGSSRQTEARIRRQSSGQRSDIENYRYEIPMKHKRSISSLSGASALGSTVRSTTPSCLGDSFELVSSDKDREVHGVTYPVPPNQSLPSEKEAESTCTDLESSLTLKVSAHLSSDLMNAHSEGSPKESILASEELVSHGSGENLTDESSNEETAATQLQTSARGEDMQSSCNDIMDVTEVPHMSSLNDISEMEIQNSGILSCDSQSDVDSTNSKTLTNELLEPSVSVEQNDNMTETTEEFDIPVPVNCVLEDFTIVREDVGGANSRSLTLEEATDTILFCSSIVHNLAYEAASIAIEKENSSLEVARPTVTVVGKPNPDRREMRSRPLGKRSSKSQKARQRRLETETKPRPVTPEREEKFSPRIVRSPSKKGEATTHPPPKLESKCNCTIM